From Fundulus heteroclitus isolate FHET01 chromosome 5, MU-UCD_Fhet_4.1, whole genome shotgun sequence, a single genomic window includes:
- the LOC105939452 gene encoding vasorin: MLLSIAFFLLAAGGVLSSDCPEFCSCNSPHSVFCSNRRSSTVPTVPISTRHLYIFQNDIVTLAQDDFKDITELLSLDMSQNKLAEIPDRAFESLSRLKNLDLSANRITRISKDSFSGLIQLERLYLHGNLINYIQWEAFEDLEMLLELKLQGNHLTSLPSLIFPRLLLLDLSHNKIPTLEPSDLHTPHLEALKLSSLGLSSVDEDLIASLRNLHELDLSMNKLTKVPQALKQESLKGLTKLNLATNPLFKLNASDLQQLVALQELDLSGINLQGFPEGFFESFPKLSQLSVAENPFNCLCPLAWFPVWLKEKGVNLKRPEETRCHFPLVNAGKKLSALEHKDFACPLTTTKSTGSPVENTPAPQIPTTPSKTTHTNAIPPPPPPSDETFTSITDNPTFGSEPPFSTSATVVENESHLCPQNICLNGGTCFFDPNTQFTCLCLSGTAGQYCEIVRKSPEVPQPSATEALVVTSVMNDKLDAISSREVTSTSILLDLHRFIETRPNIRGIRLTYRNLSGPDRRPMILSLPTYYPEYTLRGLKPNCTYSVCASPLGESEEMGPCTEARTSPAITVEPLLNPENPMTKTLIAAHVVLAVVLALALVAGTIICVKKRRQENAGTESELGSADPEAMDMNGKVCLENGVKGTLLLKQPEADRCQTPQPPSLLQQNGSLDHEAPLMKGHCPSNNNLAPLKPSYF; encoded by the coding sequence ATGCTCCTTTCTATTGCATTTTTCCTGCTCGCCGCTGGAGGGGTGCTGTCCAGTGACTGCCCAGAATTCTGCTCCTGCAACTCCCCACACTCCGTGTTTTGCTCCAACAGGCGGTCTAGCACTGTGCCCACTGTCCCTATCTCCACCCGGCATCTATACATCTTCCAGAATGATATTGTCACCTTGGCCCAGGATGACTTCAAAGACATCACCGAGTTGTTGTCGCTAGACATGAGCCAGAATAAGTTAGCAGAAATTCCTGACAGGGCATTCGAGTCACTGTCGAGGCTGAAGAACCTGGACCTTTCTGCAAACCGTATAACTCGCATCTCCAAGGACAGTTTCTCAGGGTTGATCCAGTTAGAGAGGCTGTATCTCCATGGAAACCTCATAAATTACATTCAGTGGGAAGCTTTTGAAGATTTGGAGATGCTTTTGGAGCTGAAGCTGCAAGGAAACCACCTCACCTCCCTGCCTTCCCTTATTTTTCCCAGGCTACTTCTTTTAGACCTTAGTCATAATAAAATCCCAACCTTGGAACCTTCAGACCTCCACACTCCCCATCTAGAAGCACTGAAACTGTCATCATTAGGGCTCTCCTCTGTTGACGAGGATCTCATAGCCTCCCTGAGAAACCTTCATGAGCTTGACTTATCAATGAATAAGTTAACTAAAGTCCCTCAAGCCCTAAAGCAGGAATCTCTCAAGGGGCTTACCAAACTAAACCTGGCTACTAACCCACTTTTTAAGCTGAACGCGAGTGACCTTCAGCAACTGGTTGCACTTCAAGAACTGGATTTAAGTGGCATTAATCTCCAGGGATTTCCCGAAGGTTTTTTCGAAAGCTTCCCAAAGTTGTCACAACTGAGCGTAGCGGAGAACCCGTTTAACTGCCTCTGTCCGTTAGCCTGGTTCCCCGTCTGGCTAAAAGAGAAGGGAGTCAATCTGAAGAGACCCGAGGAAACCAGATGCCATTTTCCCCTCGTCAACGCTGGGAAGAAGCTTTCGGCGTTGGAGCACAAAGATTTTGCATGTCCACTAACAACGACGAAATCTACTGGCTCCCCCGTAGAAAATACCCCTGCTCCCCAAATCCCTACAACACCTTCAAAGACCACCCACACTAATGCTatccctcctcctccaccacctagTGATGAAACCTTTACCTCCATAACAGACAACCCCACCTTTGGATCAGAACCTCCATTTTCTACCAGCGCTACTGTCGTGGAAAATGAGTCACATTTATGCCCACAGAACATTTGCCTCAATGGAGGGACCTGCTTTTTTGACCCAAATACCCAATTCACCTGTTTGTGTTTATCGGGAACGGCTGGCCAATACTGTGAAATTGTAAGAAAGAGTCCTGAAGTTCCACAGCCTTCTGCAACAGAGGCTTTGGTGGTAACCTCTGTGATGAATGACAAACTCGACGCGATCAGCTCACGGGAGGTGACGTCCACGTCAATACTCCTTGACCTGCACCGCTTCATTGAGACACGGCCCAACATCCGTGGTATAAGGCTGACCTACCGTAACCTTTCAGGTCCTGACCGTCGCCCCATGATCTTGAGTTTACCAACATACTACCCTGAATACACGTTGCGTGGCCTGAAACCAAATTGTACCTACTCCGTCTGTGCCAGTCCCCTTGGAGAAAGTGAAGAAATGGGTCCCTGCACCGAAGCTCGCACTAGTCCAGCTATAACTGTGGAGCCTTTGCTGAATCCAGAGAACCCTATGACAAAGACGCTCATCGCGGCCCACGTGGTCCTGGCAGTAGTGTTGGCGTTGGCTTTGGTGGCCGGTACGATCATCTGTGTGAAGAAgagaaggcaggaaaatgcaggAACAGAGTCAGAGCTGGGCTCAGCGGACCCAGAGGCAATGGACATGAATGGAAAGGTTTGTCTGGAGAATGGAGTCAAAGGTACGCTTCTCCTCAAACAGCCTGAGGCGGATCGTTGCCAGACGCCACAACCGCCCTCACTGCTGCAACAAAACGGCAGCTTGGACCATGAAGCTCCCTTGATGAAAGGACACTGCCCGTCAAACAACAATCTAGCACCACTGAAGCCGTCTTATTTCTAA